One Nostoc punctiforme PCC 73102 DNA window includes the following coding sequences:
- a CDS encoding magnesium transporter CorA family protein — protein MLILLTFYPDNLEIFTHRDVDTVLKRIDASQNIWLRCVQFRDRTGTAKIIKHFGLDPSRVNMIFNHSPLGIDEDVEDCLFDSYEILTAQIKNHEFEVARGNIVVGNNFIITFEITELKVLSILANNLQKRPLDIKKWGIDYVFYLIFKEILNNYHIVFDYISRKLDDLEDEVLDDSGDESTYQRIATMRQSTRSGRRNFQSIKSLMAIMDYDDFQWITQPVKELFKEELVHQVDKLWQEYQALRAWMSELMEIQRDNIASKTGERINRLTILSTVFLPITFMSGFYGMNFKYMPELEQPWAYPAVIGVMILIVICSIAYAKKQRWL, from the coding sequence ATGCTAATTCTCCTGACTTTTTATCCAGATAACTTGGAAATATTCACTCATAGGGATGTCGATACGGTACTGAAAAGAATTGATGCTTCTCAGAATATTTGGTTGCGCTGTGTTCAGTTCCGCGATCGCACTGGAACAGCTAAAATTATCAAACACTTTGGACTCGACCCATCTCGTGTTAACATGATTTTTAACCATTCCCCTTTAGGAATTGATGAAGACGTAGAAGATTGTTTGTTTGACAGCTATGAAATTCTAACTGCTCAAATAAAAAATCATGAATTTGAAGTTGCACGTGGCAATATTGTAGTTGGAAATAATTTTATAATTACGTTTGAAATTACTGAATTAAAAGTTTTAAGTATTTTAGCTAATAATTTACAAAAGCGCCCTCTAGATATTAAAAAATGGGGAATTGACTATGTTTTTTATCTCATTTTTAAAGAGATTCTGAATAATTATCATATTGTCTTTGACTATATTTCTAGAAAGCTTGATGATTTAGAAGATGAAGTTTTAGATGATTCTGGTGATGAATCAACGTACCAAAGAATTGCCACCATGAGGCAATCTACTCGTTCAGGACGGCGTAATTTTCAAAGTATTAAGTCACTTATGGCTATTATGGATTACGATGATTTTCAATGGATCACCCAGCCAGTGAAAGAACTATTCAAAGAAGAATTGGTTCATCAAGTTGATAAATTATGGCAAGAATATCAAGCTTTGAGAGCCTGGATGTCAGAATTAATGGAAATCCAACGCGATAATATTGCTAGCAAAACCGGTGAACGAATTAATCGCCTGACTATCCTCTCGACCGTATTCTTACCAATTACTTTTATGTCTGGTTTCTATGGTATGAATTTCAAATATATGCCGGAATTAGAGCAACCTTGGGCTTATCCTGCTGTAATCGGCGTAATGATCTTAATTGTGATTTGTAGTATTGCTTATGCTAAAAAACAACGTTGGTTGTAG
- a CDS encoding tetratricopeptide repeat protein, whose translation MNSHFLDGHYQILKVLNDGDKAKTYLVEDINLPGSQFIIKQLSPHSSNPQSLTILSRLFTSKAETLEKLGQEHDKIQKLIAYFEENEEFYIVKEFIAGNPLTDEIIQREPLRENQVISLLSEVLEILVIIHSLGVIHRNIKPTNIIRRESDKKLVLVDFSNFNEAITNNAENLEYMPIEQIKSNVKYNSDIYALGMVAIAALLGLSANEISNLQNQKNRLTGEILWYNKNLEINKKLVRIINKMVRLDYRKRYQYATEVLDDLKKLTNVGVPQKQPDKKLLIVLAGIAGLIILGVGVWFLNLPKPINNAQKELYQEGLDKYDAGNYEGAVKDFNHVIELDPKNALAYNKRGDTYYRLGDYEQAQADSSQAILLNPQDGNAYFDRGFAFSELGKYKEAIADYTQAIKLNSDDAYAYYGRGLARVQLKDNKGAIGDFSKAIALKPQYTEAYLQRGIIRRRLRLKQGAIEDFDTVIKINPSDAKAYYQRALTQSINKQKYAALKDYTDAININPKYIEAYLNRGDVFSDLGNKIEATEDYNTILQIDPKFIAAYIHRGIHRFSFGDYKGAIEDYSEALKLDPNNIAAYNNRGNAYLELGNKKSANQDYSQAIAINANNALAYYNRGVIRTKQKNKQGAIADFKKAAKLFQQQGEKDSYQDAQREIAILQNNSAPAKASRLKSGKMEKTEL comes from the coding sequence ATGAATAGTCATTTTCTAGATGGACATTATCAAATACTAAAAGTTCTCAATGATGGTGATAAGGCAAAAACCTATCTAGTTGAAGATATTAATCTCCCTGGCAGCCAATTTATAATAAAGCAGTTAAGTCCTCATAGTAGTAATCCTCAATCTTTAACAATCCTCAGTCGCTTGTTTACCAGTAAAGCAGAAACTTTAGAAAAATTAGGACAGGAACACGATAAAATTCAAAAGCTAATTGCTTATTTTGAAGAAAATGAAGAATTTTATATAGTTAAAGAATTCATTGCTGGTAATCCTTTAACTGACGAAATTATCCAGAGAGAACCTCTGAGGGAAAACCAAGTAATTAGTCTTTTATCAGAAGTATTAGAAATTTTGGTGATTATACATAGCTTAGGTGTCATTCACCGGAATATTAAACCAACAAATATTATTCGCCGAGAGTCAGATAAAAAATTAGTTCTGGTTGATTTTAGTAATTTTAATGAAGCTATCACTAATAATGCTGAAAATCTCGAATATATGCCTATAGAACAAATTAAGAGCAATGTTAAATATAACAGTGATATATATGCTTTAGGTATGGTTGCGATCGCAGCACTTTTAGGTTTGTCTGCAAACGAAATATCTAATTTACAAAATCAAAAAAATCGCCTGACTGGTGAAATACTTTGGTATAACAAAAATCTAGAAATCAATAAAAAGTTAGTAAGAATTATTAATAAAATGGTGCGTTTGGACTATCGTAAGCGCTACCAGTATGCAACCGAAGTTTTAGATGACCTGAAAAAGTTAACAAATGTTGGAGTTCCGCAAAAACAGCCTGATAAAAAATTATTAATAGTTTTGGCTGGGATAGCTGGCTTAATCATACTTGGTGTAGGAGTGTGGTTTTTAAATTTGCCAAAACCTATAAATAATGCCCAAAAAGAATTATATCAAGAAGGGTTAGATAAATATGATGCAGGAAATTATGAAGGAGCAGTTAAAGATTTCAATCACGTTATTGAATTAGATCCAAAAAATGCTTTAGCTTATAATAAGCGAGGCGATACTTATTATCGATTAGGAGACTATGAGCAAGCACAAGCAGACTCTAGTCAGGCCATTTTACTCAATCCTCAAGATGGGAATGCCTATTTTGACCGAGGATTTGCTTTTTCGGAATTAGGCAAATACAAAGAAGCGATCGCAGACTATACTCAAGCGATTAAGTTAAACTCTGATGATGCTTATGCTTACTATGGACGAGGGTTAGCCCGTGTTCAATTGAAAGATAATAAAGGGGCAATTGGAGATTTTAGTAAAGCGATCGCCCTCAAGCCTCAATATACCGAAGCCTACTTACAGCGTGGGATTATCCGCCGTCGCCTCAGACTCAAGCAAGGGGCAATCGAAGATTTTGATACAGTAATTAAAATTAATCCTAGTGATGCCAAAGCTTATTATCAGAGGGCTTTAACTCAATCTATTAATAAACAAAAATATGCAGCCCTTAAAGATTACACAGATGCAATTAACATTAATCCCAAATATATAGAAGCATATCTCAATCGAGGTGATGTTTTCAGCGATCTGGGAAATAAAATCGAAGCTACTGAAGATTACAATACTATTTTACAGATTGACCCTAAATTTATTGCCGCTTATATTCACAGAGGTATTCACCGCTTTTCTTTCGGAGATTATAAAGGCGCTATTGAAGATTACAGCGAAGCTCTGAAACTAGATCCTAATAATATAGCAGCTTACAACAATCGTGGTAACGCTTATCTTGAACTGGGAAATAAAAAATCTGCCAATCAAGATTATTCACAAGCGATCGCAATTAATGCTAACAATGCCTTAGCCTACTATAATCGGGGTGTGATTCGCACCAAGCAGAAAAATAAACAGGGAGCGATCGCAGATTTCAAAAAAGCTGCAAAACTATTCCAACAGCAAGGCGAAAAAGATAGTTATCAAGATGCACAGAGAGAAATTGCAATTCTGCAAAATAATTCAGCACCAGCGAAAGCTTCTCGTCTCAAATCTGGGAAAATGGAAAAAACTGAGCTATGA
- a CDS encoding aspartate kinase, whose product MALIVQKYGGTSVGSVERIQAVAQRVYKTVQAGNSLVVVVSAMGKTTDGLVKLANEISPNPNRREMDMLLSTGEQVTIALLSMALQELGQPAISMTGAQVGIVTEAEHSRARILHIDTTRLCRHINAGKVVVVAGFQGTSSTGEMEITTLGRGGSDTSAVAIAAALRANFCEIYTDVPGILTTDPRLVAEAQLMDDITCDEMLELASLGAKVLHPRAVEIARNYGVPLVVRSSWTDQPGTWVTSAKPQGRSLINLEIARPVDAVEFDTDQAKVALLRVPDKPGVAARLFGEISRQKVDVDLIIQSIHEGNSNDIAFTVTTPILKRAEAVAAAIAPALRNPSNPKSDEAEVMLEHNIAKVSIAGAGMIGRPGVAAKMFATLAEAGVNIQMISTSEVKVSCVVDAAECDHAVLALRTAFEIEAGEQGSRGAGESACIDSPPPLCPSAPLPNCPPVRGVALDLNQARLAIRQLPDRPGMAAKLFGLLAQHNISVDMIIQSQRCRVIDGVPRRDIAFTVSRIDAESAKKMLTQVAAELGWGEVVLDSAIAKVSIVGAGMVGQPGVAAKMFEALAQHQINIQMIATSEIKISCVVAQEQGVKALQAIHAAFGLAGSEKVVVPA is encoded by the coding sequence TGGTAGTAGTGGTTTCAGCAATGGGCAAAACCACCGATGGACTCGTCAAACTAGCTAATGAAATTTCTCCCAATCCAAACCGCCGGGAAATGGATATGCTGCTTTCCACTGGCGAACAAGTAACCATCGCCTTACTCAGCATGGCTTTGCAGGAACTCGGACAACCAGCAATTTCTATGACTGGCGCTCAGGTAGGAATTGTTACCGAAGCTGAACACAGCCGCGCTCGGATTTTGCATATTGACACTACTCGCCTCTGTCGCCACATAAATGCAGGTAAAGTAGTTGTTGTAGCAGGGTTCCAAGGCACATCCAGCACCGGGGAAATGGAAATTACAACTTTGGGGCGCGGTGGTTCTGACACTTCTGCGGTAGCGATCGCAGCCGCATTAAGAGCTAACTTTTGTGAAATTTATACAGATGTTCCAGGGATTCTAACTACAGACCCCCGTTTAGTTGCCGAAGCCCAGTTGATGGATGACATCACCTGCGATGAAATGTTGGAACTAGCTAGCTTGGGCGCAAAAGTGTTGCATCCCCGTGCTGTAGAAATTGCTCGTAACTATGGTGTTCCCCTGGTAGTTAGGTCTAGCTGGACGGATCAACCAGGTACTTGGGTGACATCAGCCAAACCCCAAGGGCGATCGCTAATCAATCTAGAAATTGCCCGTCCGGTGGATGCTGTAGAATTTGACACTGACCAAGCAAAGGTGGCTTTGTTGCGCGTACCCGATAAACCAGGTGTAGCAGCCAGGTTATTTGGCGAAATTTCCCGACAAAAAGTAGATGTAGATTTGATTATTCAGTCAATTCATGAAGGTAACAGTAATGACATTGCTTTTACTGTCACCACCCCAATCTTAAAACGGGCAGAAGCAGTAGCCGCAGCGATCGCTCCAGCACTGAGAAATCCATCTAACCCCAAATCTGATGAAGCCGAGGTAATGCTGGAACATAACATTGCCAAAGTCAGCATCGCAGGCGCAGGAATGATTGGCCGTCCCGGTGTGGCTGCAAAAATGTTTGCCACTTTAGCAGAAGCTGGCGTGAATATTCAAATGATTTCCACCAGCGAAGTCAAAGTAAGTTGCGTAGTCGATGCTGCCGAATGCGATCACGCCGTTTTAGCACTCCGCACTGCCTTTGAAATAGAAGCAGGGGAGCAGGGGAGCAGGGGAGCAGGGGAGAGTGCATGTATAGATTCCCCTCCGCCCCTTTGCCCCTCCGCCCCCCTGCCCAATTGTCCTCCCGTTCGCGGTGTTGCTTTAGATTTGAATCAAGCGCGTCTCGCTATTCGCCAATTACCAGATCGTCCGGGGATGGCGGCGAAGTTATTTGGATTATTAGCGCAGCATAATATCAGCGTTGACATGATTATTCAATCTCAGCGCTGTCGGGTGATTGATGGCGTTCCTAGGCGAGATATTGCTTTTACAGTCTCGCGGATAGACGCGGAAAGCGCAAAAAAAATGCTTACTCAAGTAGCGGCAGAGTTAGGATGGGGTGAAGTTGTTTTAGATAGTGCGATCGCTAAAGTGAGTATTGTTGGTGCAGGTATGGTAGGACAACCAGGTGTTGCTGCCAAAATGTTTGAAGCGCTAGCCCAGCACCAAATTAATATTCAAATGATTGCCACCTCAGAAATAAAAATTAGTTGTGTCGTAGCACAAGAGCAAGGTGTTAAAGCTTTGCAAGCCATTCATGCCGCTTTTGGACTAGCTGGTAGTGAGAAAGTAGTCGTGCCAGCATAA